In the Flavisolibacter tropicus genome, one interval contains:
- a CDS encoding OmpA family protein — protein sequence MKRILLLLCMAANLQYITAQTSIDTTAVLIEQKDKIIRPETILKIENLGVNINSELAELRPTISADGNILFFICENHPYNTKYNSIRNSQDIWCSFRDTTTGKWSEAMHMEYPLNTYHYNAVYWISPDNNRILIRNAFVDGDYAGNGVSMSYLKKNGSWSKPQMLQIKNYQKYDRGRQNGASMAHDGQTLLLYMSEEKGGYNNDIYVCFLEPDGTWTEPKSLGKKINLTKYNEMTPYLAADGETLYFSSDRPGGLGDNDIWMTKRLDKSWQKWSEPVNLGAPINTEDWDAFFTLDAGGEYAYMSTHLNGYGASDIVRVKLLEKEKPNPVVLVSGNVYNKKTGKPLSASLVYETLPDGTIAGNGISNPEDGAFKIVLPYDKNYSIRASADKFFAISENLSLDSLVKAGYKEIHKDLYLVPIEIGQVVRLNNVFFDFDKWDLRPESYVELDRVVKLLQENPAIEIEMSAHTDSRGADDYNFKLSDNRARSVMEYILSKGIAPTRITSKGYGETMPVAPNDTDENRQLNRRVEFKIVKN from the coding sequence ATGAAAAGGATTCTGCTCCTCTTATGTATGGCAGCTAACCTGCAATACATAACAGCCCAAACCAGCATAGACACAACTGCAGTTCTCATAGAACAGAAAGACAAGATCATACGCCCAGAAACCATTCTTAAAATTGAAAACCTAGGCGTCAATATCAATTCAGAGCTAGCAGAACTCAGACCCACTATTTCGGCCGATGGCAATATCTTGTTTTTTATTTGTGAGAACCACCCTTACAATACCAAGTACAATTCTATCCGCAATTCACAAGACATATGGTGTTCGTTTAGAGATACCACTACAGGCAAATGGAGCGAAGCCATGCATATGGAGTATCCGCTTAATACTTATCACTACAATGCCGTTTATTGGATATCGCCTGATAACAACCGGATCTTGATCCGGAATGCTTTTGTTGATGGCGATTATGCAGGCAATGGTGTTAGTATGAGTTACCTGAAGAAAAATGGTTCCTGGAGTAAGCCACAAATGTTACAAATCAAAAACTACCAGAAATATGACCGGGGTCGCCAAAATGGAGCCAGTATGGCTCATGATGGTCAAACACTGTTGCTATATATGTCAGAAGAAAAAGGCGGTTACAACAATGACATCTATGTGTGTTTCCTGGAACCGGATGGTACGTGGACAGAACCTAAAAGCCTTGGTAAAAAGATCAACCTTACTAAGTACAATGAAATGACACCTTACCTGGCGGCCGATGGAGAAACACTGTATTTCAGTAGTGACCGTCCCGGCGGCCTTGGTGATAATGATATATGGATGACCAAGCGCTTAGATAAAAGCTGGCAAAAATGGAGCGAGCCAGTCAATCTTGGAGCGCCCATTAATACAGAAGACTGGGATGCCTTCTTTACGCTGGATGCCGGTGGCGAATACGCTTACATGAGCACGCATTTAAATGGATATGGAGCAAGTGATATTGTACGTGTTAAGCTATTAGAGAAAGAAAAACCCAACCCAGTGGTATTGGTTAGTGGCAATGTTTATAACAAAAAGACAGGCAAGCCGCTTAGCGCATCGCTGGTATATGAAACCTTACCAGACGGAACTATTGCAGGCAATGGTATTTCCAATCCAGAGGATGGTGCTTTCAAGATTGTTCTTCCTTATGATAAGAATTATAGTATCCGTGCTTCGGCCGATAAGTTCTTTGCCATATCCGAGAATCTCAGCTTAGACTCTTTAGTAAAAGCTGGTTATAAAGAAATTCATAAAGACTTATACCTGGTGCCCATTGAAATAGGCCAGGTAGTGCGTTTAAATAATGTATTCTTTGATTTTGACAAATGGGATCTGCGCCCAGAATCTTATGTAGAATTAGACCGGGTAGTAAAACTACTTCAGGAGAATCCGGCCATTGAAATAGAAATGAGTGCTCACACCGATAGCAGAGGTGCTGATGACTATAATTTCAAATTAAGTGATAACAGGGCCCGCTCTGTAATGGAATACATCTTATCTAAAGGCATTGCGCCTACAAGGATCACATCGAAAGGCTATGGCGAAACAATGCCTGTAGCTCCTAATGACACTGATGAAAACCGTCAACTAAATAGAAGAGTGGAATTTAAAATTGTAAAGAACTAA
- a CDS encoding ferritin-like domain-containing protein — MEKMTDLKDLLRHEIKDLYSVEEQIIEAMPQMIEKANNPQLKQGLERHLRITEEQLKRLDQVKELMDQDHHEIQERKNSGLFARLMRRHSQENESDSGEEKCLGMEGIIKESKKMLAEEMEPSVLDAAIIACAQKIEHYEICGYGTARAYARELNLDKIAELLEQTLNEENEADDRLTDMAVGKVNKEAEMGDGRRSSRSSASSSSRSSSRTAAPGTSRSRAGAALAASNSQSGGASSGRDASRTSRSTSSSGRSGSSTSGRSAGRTKAATKTSSRGGSAAPAGKASSSRSTSKSTGRSASTGKTRTATATRTKKAATKVASKAASKTAATKGGRSSSTSRTTSKSSGRGSSNGRSSGRR, encoded by the coding sequence ATGGAAAAGATGACAGATTTAAAAGATCTGCTTAGACATGAGATTAAAGATCTCTATTCTGTGGAAGAACAGATCATAGAGGCTATGCCACAAATGATCGAAAAAGCAAATAATCCACAATTAAAGCAAGGTTTGGAAAGACACCTGCGCATTACCGAAGAGCAATTAAAACGCCTGGATCAAGTAAAAGAGTTAATGGATCAGGATCATCATGAAATACAGGAGCGAAAAAATAGCGGTTTGTTTGCTCGCTTAATGAGACGTCATTCACAGGAAAACGAATCCGATAGCGGAGAGGAAAAATGCTTGGGAATGGAGGGGATCATCAAGGAGAGTAAAAAAATGTTAGCTGAAGAAATGGAGCCATCTGTTTTGGATGCTGCAATTATTGCTTGCGCGCAAAAGATTGAGCATTATGAAATTTGCGGGTATGGCACAGCACGTGCCTATGCGCGTGAGTTGAATTTGGATAAAATAGCTGAGTTGTTAGAGCAAACATTGAACGAAGAGAATGAGGCGGATGATCGCTTAACAGACATGGCTGTTGGCAAGGTTAATAAAGAAGCGGAAATGGGTGATGGGCGTCGTTCCAGCCGTAGCAGCGCCTCATCTTCAAGTCGCAGTAGCAGTCGTACTGCCGCTCCTGGTACGTCTCGTAGTCGTGCCGGCGCAGCTTTGGCTGCCAGCAATAGCCAAAGTGGTGGTGCTTCTTCTGGTCGTGATGCATCCAGAACAAGTCGTTCAACTAGCAGCTCCGGACGCTCTGGATCTTCAACTTCAGGCCGCAGTGCCGGTCGCACAAAGGCAGCAACAAAAACCAGTAGCAGAGGTGGCAGTGCAGCGCCAGCCGGTAAAGCTAGCTCATCTCGCAGTACATCAAAAAGCACAGGTCGCAGCGCCAGCACTGGCAAAACGCGTACGGCAACGGCCACACGTACTAAAAAAGCTGCCACTAAGGTTGCTAGCAAGGCTGCTAGCAAAACTGCTGCAACTAAAGGTGGACGTAGTTCATCTACTAGCCGTACAACCAGTAAGAGTTCCGGCCGTGGTTCCAGCAATGGTAGAAGCAGCGGTCGTCGCTAA